From the Rhizobium sp. ARZ01 genome, the window GCCAACCTTTTCCATCTTCTCTACAACATCGAGCCGGCGGCTGAAGGGGGAGCGCCCCTTGTCGCGCAGGAGTTCGAAGGAAAAAATGACGTCCTCGGCGGTCACCGGCTGTCCGTCCGCCCAGTGCGCCTTTGGGTTGAGATTGAACTGGATGAAGCTGCGCTCGTCGTCCCACTCGACCGTTTCGGCCAGGAGGCCGTACATGGAGAACGGCTCGTCCCGCGAACGCTGCATCAATGATTCGATGACGAGATTGCCGAATTCGGGGTCCCACATGCCGCGAGCTGTCGTGCGCATGCTTTTGAGAATGAAGGGGTTGAGATTGTCGAAGGTGCCGACGACACCGTAGGTGATCTTGCCGCCCTTCTTCACATTCGGATTCACATATGGAAAATGCTTGTAGCCCGGCAGCAAAGCAGGCTCGCCATGCATCGCGATCCCGTGCAACGGCGCAGCATTTGCGATGCAAACAGGCTGTATCGCAAGTCCGATGAAAAGCGCTGTCAGTAGAACCCGCAAAATGAATTCCTCTCAAGGCTGAAGGACGATTCGGCGAGAACTTATATGGTTGCGCCGTGAACGAACATTCTTGCCGCCTATTTTTCAGGGAGTCTGGGCAAAAACGTGAACGAGAGGCTGGATATCCGTCGCGACGCATTGTAACAGGGGAACCCGAAAAGACGGGTCATGCAAATGCCTCAATTCGCCGACAGGAGAGCGCACAGCTGACCAGAACATTCCAGGGGCGAACAGCGCTCGGCACCGGTTTTCAGGAGACGGAACTCGTTATGATCTTCAAATCGATCTTTACAAAAAAGACTGTGCTTTCGGCATTCGCAGTTTCACTTGCTGCTGCCGGTTTGCCTGCCGCTGCCCAGGCGCAGCAAGCCGCAGCGCCGCAGGGCTGGTTCAAGGTCTGCACGAAGCAGGAAGAAAATGATGTCTGCATCGTTCAGAACCTGCTGACCGCCGGCGGCGGCCAGCTGTTGACGGCTGTTGGCCTGATCACGGTCGAGGGCAAGGTCAACAGGAAGATCATCCAGGTTTCCGTCCCGAGCGCACGGCTGATTCCCACCGGGGTCGCCATGCAGATCGATGGCGGCAAGCCGCAGAAGATTGACTACGCCATCTGCATGCCCGACAAGTGCGTGGCAGAGGCGGCGCTCACCGACCAGATGCTGGCGAGCCTGAAGAAGGGTGGCGAAGTCGTCTTCACGTCCGTTAACTTCCAGCGTACGCCGAACCCGATCAAGATGTCGCTGTCCGGCTTCACCGGCGCTTTCGACGGCGAGCCGATCGAGCAGTCGAAGCTCGAGGAGCGTCAGCGTCTCTTGCAGGAAGAGATGCAGAAGAAGGCGGACGAAGCTCGAAAGAAGCTCGAAGACGCCCAGAAAGCAGCAAAGAGCCAGTAACGCTTCGAGGCGTCAAACATCATAAACCCGGCCATAGCGCCGGGTTTTTTGTTCCCGGAGGTTCGGATTGGAACCT encodes:
- a CDS encoding invasion associated locus B family protein; amino-acid sequence: MIFKSIFTKKTVLSAFAVSLAAAGLPAAAQAQQAAAPQGWFKVCTKQEENDVCIVQNLLTAGGGQLLTAVGLITVEGKVNRKIIQVSVPSARLIPTGVAMQIDGGKPQKIDYAICMPDKCVAEAALTDQMLASLKKGGEVVFTSVNFQRTPNPIKMSLSGFTGAFDGEPIEQSKLEERQRLLQEEMQKKADEARKKLEDAQKAAKSQ